From a region of the Maridesulfovibrio ferrireducens genome:
- the hypD gene encoding hydrogenase formation protein HypD, with product MKVLEQFKNPELCKKLLDCLNKEIEKEIRFMEVCGTHTVAIFRSGLHSVLPEKVIHLSGPGCPVCVTHESEVNAFLDLAGKDGVIIATFGDLIKVPGKKGHCLKNAQADGARVEIIYSPFDALEIARKNPNDTVVFLGVGFETTAPAIAATVMMAKEQKLDNFKVLSFHKLVPPALDVLISDPETMIDGFLLPGHVSTVIGIHPYDFIGAKYGTPAVVTGFEPVDILQALLQMVRSMKEEHPKVINQYQRGVSEYGNPKAVEVMYQVFKSSDALWRGIGLIPNSGLEFSDEYESFDAKKVFDLKIGECPSLPGCKCGDVLKGKMTPEKCPLFGKACTPASPVGPCMVSTEGSCAAYFKYKVD from the coding sequence CTGAAAGTTTTAGAGCAATTTAAAAATCCTGAACTATGTAAAAAATTGCTTGATTGCTTGAACAAAGAAATCGAGAAAGAAATACGGTTCATGGAAGTTTGTGGAACTCACACTGTTGCGATTTTTCGTAGTGGGCTCCATTCTGTTTTACCTGAAAAGGTGATTCATTTGAGTGGCCCGGGGTGTCCTGTGTGCGTAACTCATGAGTCCGAAGTTAATGCCTTTTTAGACCTTGCCGGCAAAGACGGTGTTATTATTGCCACCTTCGGAGATTTGATAAAGGTGCCGGGTAAAAAAGGGCATTGTCTTAAAAATGCTCAGGCGGACGGTGCAAGGGTGGAAATTATCTACTCTCCTTTTGACGCCCTCGAAATTGCACGCAAAAATCCTAATGATACGGTTGTTTTTCTGGGAGTAGGTTTTGAAACAACAGCTCCGGCCATAGCCGCAACGGTTATGATGGCAAAAGAGCAGAAGCTTGATAATTTCAAGGTTCTGTCTTTTCATAAGCTTGTTCCGCCTGCTCTTGATGTTTTGATATCCGATCCTGAAACAATGATTGACGGTTTTCTTTTGCCCGGTCATGTTTCAACCGTTATCGGTATCCATCCCTACGATTTTATCGGCGCTAAATATGGTACACCTGCGGTAGTTACCGGGTTTGAACCGGTCGACATTCTGCAAGCTCTGTTGCAGATGGTCCGGTCTATGAAAGAGGAGCATCCTAAGGTTATCAATCAGTACCAGCGTGGTGTGTCTGAATACGGTAATCCTAAGGCTGTCGAAGTCATGTATCAGGTTTTCAAATCTTCAGATGCGCTATGGCGCGGGATAGGTTTGATCCCGAATAGCGGACTCGAATTTTCAGATGAATATGAAAGTTTTGATGCTAAAAAAGTTTTTGATCTTAAAATCGGGGAGTGTCCTTCTTTGCCGGGTTGTAAATGCGGAGATGTTTTGAAAGGGAAAATGACTCCTGAGAAATGTCCTCTGTTTGGAAAAGCTTGTACCCCGGCATCTCCTGTAGGTCCTTGTATGGTTTCAACCGAAGGCAGTTGCGCCGCATACTTCAAATATAAAGTAGATTAA
- a CDS encoding IMP cyclohydrolase encodes MDMLPIKRGVLSVTDKSGLAAFASELAGFGVELISTGGTRKALKDAGLTVKSVSEVTGFPEIMGGRVKTLHPNVHGGVLADKDNPEHMSTLDKHGIKTIDMVCVNLYNFAKAVSEGQDLRSAVEQIDIGGPTMLRAAAKNFHSVLVVPSPVHYPRILKEMKNNDGKISLALRKELAAETFALVSEYDSMIAKYLAEHDA; translated from the coding sequence ATGGATATGTTGCCTATAAAGCGTGGTGTTCTCAGTGTTACTGATAAATCCGGACTCGCTGCATTTGCGTCTGAATTGGCTGGTTTCGGTGTAGAACTTATAAGCACCGGTGGAACCAGAAAAGCTCTTAAAGATGCAGGTCTTACTGTTAAGTCAGTAAGCGAAGTTACCGGTTTCCCTGAAATAATGGGTGGCCGTGTCAAAACTTTGCACCCTAATGTGCATGGTGGAGTGCTCGCGGATAAGGATAACCCTGAACACATGTCGACTCTTGATAAACATGGAATCAAGACGATCGATATGGTTTGTGTAAACTTGTATAATTTTGCCAAGGCTGTCAGCGAAGGGCAGGATCTCAGGAGCGCTGTTGAGCAGATCGACATCGGTGGTCCTACTATGCTTCGTGCTGCCGCAAAGAATTTTCATTCCGTTCTGGTTGTCCCCAGTCCCGTACATTATCCCCGTATTCTGAAAGAAATGAAGAATAATGACGGCAAGATCTCTCTAGCACTTAGAAAAGAACTTGCCGCAGAAACTTTTGCGCTTGTTTCAGAGTACGATTCCATGATAGCCAAGTATTTGGCAGAACACGACGCGTAA
- a CDS encoding tetratricopeptide repeat protein, protein MSHLDYEINKELGECYLFMGELDKAEDYYKKAAGSNGVHPDPYIGLATIAIQRGEYDSAMALYKKAHSVEVTDKSFAGMGLILMETAKKNEAFESFSDALKINPSNMVALFGIIRIGHEAEMVDQAVPFLENFLAIEPEKHEVRYSLAGCFICMDKKAEAVEQLEMILEMDPANAAAKELLEQI, encoded by the coding sequence ATGAGTCATTTAGATTATGAAATTAACAAGGAACTCGGTGAGTGTTATCTGTTCATGGGCGAACTGGATAAAGCTGAAGATTACTACAAGAAGGCTGCCGGATCTAACGGTGTGCATCCCGACCCTTATATCGGGCTTGCTACTATCGCGATTCAACGTGGTGAGTATGATTCTGCCATGGCTCTTTATAAGAAGGCACATTCTGTAGAAGTTACTGATAAGAGCTTCGCAGGAATGGGACTCATTCTGATGGAAACCGCCAAAAAGAATGAAGCCTTTGAAAGTTTTTCCGATGCCTTGAAGATTAATCCGAGCAACATGGTTGCACTTTTCGGTATAATCAGAATCGGACACGAAGCTGAAATGGTTGATCAGGCAGTTCCATTTTTGGAAAATTTCCTAGCCATTGAACCTGAAAAGCACGAAGTTCGTTACTCTTTAGCCGGTTGTTTCATTTGTATGGACAAGAAAGCTGAAGCTGTAGAACAACTCGAAATGATCCTTGAAATGGATCCCGCAAATGCTGCGGCAAAGGAACTGCTCGAGCAGATTTAA
- the flgC gene encoding flagellar basal body rod protein FlgC, translated as MNFMTALELGASGLKAQREYLNVVSMNMANSRTTRTADGGPYRRKSVAMESTPLLSPFDTAMNSEMNQQLRGVTVRGIVSDTRPFKEVFEPNHPDADAKGIVRYPDINVVEEMVNMITVSRSYEANAQSIDSAKRMFNRALRIGQG; from the coding sequence ATGAACTTCATGACAGCACTTGAACTGGGAGCCTCCGGGCTCAAGGCGCAAAGAGAGTACCTTAACGTCGTATCGATGAATATGGCGAACTCCAGAACTACGCGCACCGCAGATGGCGGACCTTACCGCCGGAAAAGTGTTGCCATGGAATCCACTCCCCTGCTCTCTCCTTTTGACACAGCAATGAACAGTGAAATGAATCAGCAACTGCGCGGCGTAACAGTCAGAGGTATCGTCTCCGATACCCGCCCGTTTAAAGAAGTGTTCGAACCGAACCACCCGGATGCCGATGCCAAGGGTATAGTCAGATATCCGGACATCAATGTGGTGGAAGAAATGGTTAACATGATCACAGTCAGCAGATCGTACGAAGCTAACGCACAATCCATAGACTCTGCCAAAAGAATGTTCAACCGCGCTCTTAGAATTGGTCAGGGCTGA
- the flgB gene encoding flagellar basal body rod protein FlgB: MKGLFEGHIALTGKVLDLRLQRQNLVASNLANVNTPGYKAKTLEFEDSLQKAIGKDARGKLTKTSKMHVPATFEANKFNGRTLSNFEPRVIHGENPVDIDKEMVTMAKNTLAYNALTQIVSKNFRGMQKIIQDGAR, from the coding sequence ATGAAAGGACTTTTCGAAGGTCACATAGCTTTGACAGGTAAGGTTTTGGACTTAAGGCTTCAGCGTCAAAATCTTGTCGCATCCAACCTCGCAAATGTTAACACCCCTGGTTACAAAGCAAAGACACTGGAATTTGAAGACAGCCTCCAAAAAGCTATCGGTAAAGATGCCAGAGGCAAATTAACCAAAACAAGTAAAATGCATGTACCGGCCACTTTTGAAGCTAACAAATTCAACGGCAGAACTCTTTCAAATTTTGAACCAAGAGTTATCCACGGTGAAAATCCAGTAGACATTGATAAAGAAATGGTAACCATGGCCAAAAATACTTTGGCCTATAATGCGTTAACTCAGATAGTCAGTAAAAATTTTCGTGGAATGCAAAAAATCATTCAGGACGGAGCTAGATAA
- the fliE gene encoding flagellar hook-basal body complex protein FliE: MSIKNVAMQAYSNALQTQNKFDKKFDSVMKLGKPEENSFTETLKTSLTSVNDLQTQKKSMIEDFASGKNQNVHELMISLQKAGLAMSMTSTVRSKVMTAYQEVLKMPF; encoded by the coding sequence ATGTCCATTAAAAACGTAGCAATGCAAGCTTACTCTAACGCACTTCAGACCCAGAACAAATTTGATAAAAAGTTCGACTCGGTCATGAAGCTTGGCAAACCTGAAGAAAACTCCTTCACCGAAACGCTAAAGACCTCTTTGACTTCTGTTAATGACCTGCAGACTCAAAAGAAATCTATGATCGAAGATTTTGCTTCAGGAAAAAATCAGAATGTTCACGAACTGATGATATCACTCCAGAAAGCCGGATTGGCTATGAGTATGACCAGCACTGTCCGCAGCAAAGTGATGACTGCTTACCAGGAAGTCCTCAAAATGCCTTTCTAG
- a CDS encoding response regulator encodes MYKILIAEDDRISQKLAARFVEDMGHIPVVSPHGKHAYEALKAENNFDMLITDIMMPEMDGRQLVQTLRGDSQFMELPIVIMSAVVGVSDISNLLALGATYFLTKPIDKAEFEEVVNRCLR; translated from the coding sequence ATGTATAAAATTTTGATAGCTGAAGATGATAGAATCTCACAAAAACTTGCAGCCAGATTTGTTGAAGATATGGGACACATCCCAGTCGTCAGCCCGCATGGCAAGCATGCTTATGAAGCTTTAAAAGCTGAAAATAATTTTGATATGCTGATCACAGATATTATGATGCCTGAGATGGATGGCCGGCAGCTTGTTCAAACGCTCCGGGGAGATTCTCAGTTTATGGAATTGCCGATAGTGATTATGTCAGCGGTTGTCGGGGTTTCAGATATCTCAAATCTGCTTGCTCTCGGCGCTACATACTTTTTAACAAAGCCGATTGATAAAGCTGAATTTGAAGAAGTTGTTAATCGCTGCCTCCGATAG
- a CDS encoding cold-shock protein, with amino-acid sequence MSSKGVVSWFNEQKGFGFITDETGQDIYVHYSEVIRDGFKTLEVGEKVIFELVDESRAPKAVSVRVINY; translated from the coding sequence ATGAGCTCGAAAGGCGTTGTCAGCTGGTTTAACGAGCAAAAAGGGTTCGGTTTCATTACAGATGAAACCGGTCAGGATATATACGTACATTACTCCGAAGTTATTCGTGATGGATTCAAAACTCTTGAGGTTGGCGAAAAAGTTATTTTTGAGCTGGTTGATGAGAGTCGTGCCCCGAAAGCTGTGTCTGTAAGGGTTATAAATTATTAG
- the hflX gene encoding GTPase HflX gives MKRINRLAERSYSDPCGYSNEQARELSILSNEIGRQIGLLVNRQGRPEMILVGDPTSIYIPELPRARQSEGRLRGLRLLHTHISGENLSEEDLMDMVFLRLDNVTVIVSDSHGDPEFVQYGYLLPPGSGEKTYEQLPPVRWDTSDMDLPAQVKALEEEFSRADKTRDMADKRERAIVVSVSQDSKTIQDRSLDELVDLADTAGLKVEGRMIQRIRQINPKFIMGKGKLAELEILALQADAEVVLFDQEISAAQMRNLATITERKVLDRTQLILDIFAQHATTKAGRLQVEMAQLKYMMPRLVGKNDAMSRLMGGIGGRGPGETKLEIDRRRVKEKLTKLGNELKKVSRQRGFTRDRRARAGVPVVSLVGYTNAGKSTLLNTLTNSVVLAEDKLFATLDPTSRRIRFPNDQELILTDTVGFIRQLPKELKEAFRATLEELEAADIMVHVADVSHPEVEEQIEAVEKIIEEMEMNEVPIILVLNKWDRISEDQREMMQNYFPQGIPASARDRKSLRPLVELILEKLGKLSKRVR, from the coding sequence ATCAAACGGATCAACCGTCTTGCGGAGCGCAGTTATAGCGATCCGTGCGGATATTCTAATGAACAGGCCCGTGAGCTTTCAATTCTCAGTAATGAGATAGGAAGGCAGATCGGTTTGCTTGTAAATCGACAGGGCCGTCCTGAGATGATTCTTGTCGGCGATCCCACATCGATTTATATTCCTGAATTGCCCAGAGCCCGACAGTCTGAAGGACGGTTGCGAGGACTCAGGCTGCTGCATACTCATATTTCAGGGGAAAATCTTTCAGAAGAAGATCTTATGGATATGGTTTTCCTGCGGCTGGACAATGTGACCGTCATTGTTTCCGATTCTCATGGTGATCCTGAATTTGTTCAATATGGCTACCTTCTCCCTCCGGGGTCAGGAGAAAAAACATATGAGCAATTACCTCCGGTTCGCTGGGACACTTCGGACATGGATCTGCCGGCACAGGTTAAAGCTCTTGAAGAAGAATTCAGCCGCGCTGATAAAACCCGGGATATGGCTGATAAGCGTGAACGGGCGATTGTGGTCAGCGTATCTCAGGATTCTAAGACGATTCAGGATCGTTCTCTCGATGAGTTGGTGGATCTTGCTGATACAGCAGGTCTCAAAGTCGAAGGGCGGATGATTCAGCGGATTCGTCAGATTAACCCCAAATTTATTATGGGTAAGGGAAAGCTTGCAGAGCTTGAAATTCTGGCATTGCAGGCGGATGCAGAAGTTGTTCTGTTTGATCAGGAAATTTCTGCTGCGCAGATGCGAAACCTTGCTACCATCACCGAACGTAAAGTTCTGGACCGCACACAGTTGATTCTTGATATTTTTGCTCAGCACGCCACAACAAAAGCCGGCAGGCTGCAAGTTGAAATGGCGCAGCTCAAGTATATGATGCCCCGTCTTGTCGGAAAGAATGATGCCATGTCTCGTTTGATGGGTGGTATCGGTGGTCGAGGTCCGGGTGAAACCAAGCTTGAAATTGACCGCAGGCGAGTTAAAGAAAAACTTACCAAGCTTGGCAATGAACTGAAAAAAGTCAGCAGACAGAGAGGATTTACGCGTGACCGCCGCGCTCGGGCCGGTGTTCCGGTTGTTTCTCTTGTCGGTTATACAAATGCCGGAAAATCCACCTTGCTCAATACTTTGACAAACAGTGTGGTACTTGCTGAAGATAAACTTTTCGCAACTCTTGATCCGACCAGCAGACGCATTCGCTTTCCTAATGATCAGGAACTTATCCTTACTGATACTGTCGGTTTTATTCGTCAGTTACCTAAGGAATTGAAGGAAGCTTTCAGGGCTACTCTTGAAGAACTTGAGGCCGCAGATATTATGGTACATGTTGCTGATGTATCTCATCCTGAAGTGGAAGAGCAGATCGAAGCGGTTGAAAAGATTATTGAAGAAATGGAAATGAATGAAGTTCCCATAATTCTTGTTTTAAATAAGTGGGATAGGATAAGTGAAGATCAACGTGAAATGATGCAGAATTATTTTCCTCAAGGAATTCCTGCAAGCGCGCGGGACCGTAAGTCCTTAAGGCCTTTGGTTGAACTTATTCTTGAGAAGCTTGGAAAACTGTCAAAAAGAGTTAGATAG
- a CDS encoding FliH/SctL family protein, which yields MSLSNTEAENKFYTGRVIMGLDSNNNAQEMTIQDMEGKKKPTWDKDTDLEYFERVKAKAQDMAKGLITRAMAEAEQLKADAKIEGYAEGKTQAATEAEKHMIGFSQKLGQTLAAIQEQSQAVIATQSADVISLVMMVIEKTLGVEMEERRQEILASLLDEALSHIDSQTMLTVKVSPSDQQLIAQLLEQAQADYPGLAKWRIKADPAIDNGGVVLEAEDAMIDNTITSRWDGVQEILEQLAATAGENNG from the coding sequence ATGTCTTTGTCTAACACCGAAGCTGAAAATAAATTCTACACTGGTAGAGTCATCATGGGCCTTGATTCAAATAACAATGCCCAGGAAATGACTATTCAGGATATGGAAGGTAAAAAGAAGCCTACGTGGGATAAAGACACCGATCTGGAATATTTTGAAAGGGTTAAAGCAAAAGCTCAGGACATGGCTAAAGGTCTCATAACTAGAGCCATGGCTGAAGCTGAACAACTTAAAGCCGATGCCAAGATTGAAGGATATGCCGAAGGAAAAACTCAGGCTGCAACGGAAGCTGAAAAACACATGATCGGTTTCAGCCAGAAACTAGGGCAGACTTTGGCCGCAATTCAAGAACAGTCACAGGCTGTAATTGCAACTCAATCCGCTGACGTAATCTCTCTGGTTATGATGGTTATAGAAAAGACACTGGGAGTGGAAATGGAAGAACGCAGGCAGGAAATTCTCGCCTCGCTTCTGGATGAAGCTCTATCTCATATTGATTCGCAAACCATGCTCACGGTAAAAGTTTCACCTTCGGATCAGCAACTTATAGCTCAGCTTCTGGAGCAGGCTCAGGCTGATTACCCAGGCCTTGCTAAGTGGCGGATCAAAGCAGACCCTGCAATTGATAACGGTGGAGTTGTCCTTGAAGCCGAAGATGCCATGATCGATAACACGATCACTTCCCGCTGGGATGGCGTACAGGAAATACTGGAACAACTTGCCGCAACAGCCGGAGAGAACAATGGCTGA
- the fliG gene encoding flagellar motor switch protein FliG, protein MSTPFTGNQKTAIVLLALGDKFTAESFKRMNRIEIAEVSRAMLDMDSVPKEQVLEVLKEFNETLAYGAELLMGGADQVRRLLSKSLDEETAKYILDKLDLESGPAPFQELQNVSPKILAQILRNEHPQTLALIIGHLHPEKAADLVSSLPGGVRAEVLMRLAKLEAVAEEMLMEVDRVLQSQLIAMGGKEGKKVGGIPAVAEILNAVDRATEEEVLSEIEEESTQMAEEIRNLMFVFEDIKGLDDRAIRELLKEVSNEELTTALKGASDDLQELIFKNMSERASNMIREDLEIMGPVKLSDVESAQQNIVKSIRRLEDEGRIMISRGSGDVFV, encoded by the coding sequence TTGTCGACCCCATTCACTGGGAATCAAAAAACAGCCATAGTACTTCTTGCCCTCGGGGATAAGTTTACGGCTGAGTCATTCAAGCGCATGAACCGCATAGAAATAGCCGAAGTTTCAAGAGCTATGCTTGATATGGATTCAGTCCCCAAGGAACAAGTCCTTGAAGTACTCAAAGAGTTCAATGAAACTCTGGCTTACGGCGCAGAACTTCTTATGGGTGGAGCTGATCAGGTCAGAAGACTTCTCAGCAAATCTCTTGATGAAGAAACCGCTAAATACATTCTGGATAAGCTCGACCTCGAAAGCGGTCCGGCTCCATTCCAGGAATTACAAAATGTAAGTCCGAAAATTCTTGCTCAGATTCTCAGGAATGAACATCCTCAGACACTGGCTCTAATTATTGGACATCTGCACCCCGAAAAAGCAGCGGATTTAGTTTCCAGTCTGCCGGGAGGTGTCAGAGCCGAAGTCCTCATGAGACTTGCTAAACTTGAAGCCGTTGCAGAAGAAATGCTCATGGAAGTTGACAGAGTTCTTCAAAGTCAGCTCATAGCCATGGGTGGTAAAGAAGGTAAGAAGGTGGGAGGAATCCCTGCTGTAGCAGAAATTCTCAACGCCGTAGACCGTGCAACAGAAGAAGAAGTTCTTTCGGAAATCGAAGAAGAATCCACACAGATGGCAGAAGAAATTCGAAACCTTATGTTCGTTTTCGAAGACATCAAGGGACTCGACGACAGAGCAATCCGCGAACTTCTCAAGGAAGTTTCCAACGAAGAACTCACCACAGCACTCAAAGGTGCTTCTGATGATCTTCAGGAACTTATCTTCAAGAATATGTCTGAACGTGCTTCCAACATGATCCGTGAAGATCTCGAAATCATGGGTCCGGTAAAGCTCTCAGATGTAGAATCAGCGCAACAGAATATCGTCAAAAGCATCCGTCGTTTAGAAGACGAAGGACGCATAATGATAAGCAGAGGATCCGGAGATGTCTTTGTCTAA
- the fliF gene encoding flagellar basal-body MS-ring/collar protein FliF has translation MPNFLNEYLAKFTNFWSDRTVSQRILIGGLAASVVIAFLLMVFWLNQTDYKVLYTKLYTEDASRVVGILQSTKEPYKIEDNGATILVPADRVYDLRLKIAGEGAMHGQGIGYEIFDEVQIGQTDFIQRINYQRALQGELARTISEFPQVERARVHLVLPAKSLFIEEQAEPSASVVLKLKDGEKLSEKQVKGVLNLVVMSVEGLKGQHVTITDMRGQVLYQPEEDGGLGLNVSSSQLQYKAEMESKIEQRIQRLLMPIVGTEKVIAKVNAELDFRQRTIKTEAFDPDSQVARSEQSSGETTKGTANVDGGVPEANFRGDGFTGTATTQESNRETKTTNYEINKEEQQIIVPVGELKRLSVAVVVDGTYEKNAETGEMTYIPRSEEEMERIRELVRSAVGYDSTRGDALEVSNMTFGMQDAFGDEGLMRTMLEYAQRLGKPFLNGLLIFLFLILVVRPVVMALIKPRIAEEDIDEMAGLPEGVERLSLDESDLDEEALDTARKLENAKAQALQLSEKNMDQAVQVLKTWLKQEAA, from the coding sequence ATGCCCAACTTCCTCAATGAGTACTTAGCTAAATTTACAAATTTTTGGTCCGACCGTACAGTATCCCAACGGATTCTTATCGGAGGATTGGCTGCCTCTGTTGTAATTGCTTTCCTTCTTATGGTCTTCTGGCTCAACCAGACCGACTATAAAGTCCTCTACACCAAACTGTATACTGAAGACGCTTCCCGCGTTGTAGGCATTTTGCAGTCTACTAAAGAACCTTACAAAATTGAGGACAACGGTGCCACAATTCTGGTTCCTGCAGACAGAGTGTATGACCTGCGCCTCAAGATTGCAGGTGAAGGAGCCATGCACGGACAGGGAATCGGTTATGAAATTTTCGATGAAGTGCAGATCGGTCAAACTGACTTCATCCAGCGCATCAACTATCAGCGCGCTCTTCAAGGTGAACTTGCAAGAACAATCAGCGAATTTCCTCAGGTAGAAAGAGCCAGAGTTCATCTGGTGCTTCCCGCTAAATCTCTATTTATTGAAGAACAAGCCGAACCTTCAGCTTCAGTTGTCTTGAAGCTCAAAGATGGCGAAAAACTTTCTGAAAAGCAGGTCAAGGGTGTCCTTAATCTGGTTGTTATGTCTGTTGAAGGGCTCAAGGGCCAACATGTCACTATTACGGATATGCGTGGGCAGGTTCTGTATCAGCCTGAAGAAGACGGCGGACTGGGCTTAAATGTCAGTTCCAGCCAGCTTCAGTATAAAGCTGAAATGGAAAGTAAAATCGAACAACGCATTCAGCGGTTGCTTATGCCGATAGTCGGTACAGAAAAAGTTATCGCCAAAGTTAACGCAGAACTCGATTTCAGACAGCGTACTATCAAGACAGAAGCATTTGACCCTGACAGTCAGGTTGCCCGCAGTGAACAGTCAAGCGGAGAAACCACTAAGGGGACTGCCAACGTTGACGGCGGAGTCCCGGAAGCAAATTTCAGAGGTGACGGTTTCACTGGAACAGCCACAACTCAGGAATCAAACCGTGAGACCAAAACAACCAACTATGAAATAAATAAAGAAGAACAGCAGATAATTGTCCCAGTCGGTGAACTCAAAAGATTGAGTGTTGCAGTCGTAGTCGACGGCACATACGAGAAAAATGCCGAGACAGGTGAAATGACATATATCCCGCGTTCCGAAGAAGAAATGGAACGCATCAGAGAATTAGTTCGCTCGGCGGTTGGTTACGATTCCACCCGCGGAGATGCTCTTGAAGTGTCGAATATGACCTTCGGTATGCAGGATGCTTTCGGCGACGAAGGACTCATGCGCACCATGCTTGAATACGCTCAAAGACTCGGAAAGCCTTTCCTTAACGGGCTTCTCATCTTCCTCTTCCTGATCCTTGTAGTACGCCCGGTAGTGATGGCTCTCATCAAACCGCGCATCGCTGAAGAAGACATTGATGAGATGGCCGGACTTCCTGAAGGTGTAGAAAGACTGTCTCTTGATGAAAGTGACCTTGACGAAGAGGCTCTAGATACGGCACGTAAGCTGGAGAACGCCAAGGCTCAGGCTCTGCAACTTTCAGAAAAGAATATGGATCAGGCGGTGCAGGTTCTGAAGACCTGGTTGAAGCAGGAGGCAGCATAA
- a CDS encoding chemotaxis protein, protein MAKTDILLETGTNELEILEFYIDIPASDAGPAERCHFGVNVAKVMQVIESPNLEHPESAEHPCFMGTIPLRNHILPVLDLAVWLGLERNNQKYDIVIVTEFSQTVSGFQVSGVTEIHRVGWQQVLSPDKFMSSFKDSCIIGIVEREDRFIQLLDLESILADLDPTLGGNLSEPSAVASEAYTALVCDDSPTIRAMLEKILTSANFRHTIVQNGEEALNTLIKIKEMAQQEKRPVKDYVEIVISDIEMPRMDGFSLTKWIRKDEDFKDTPVILYSSIITKELKHKGESVGANEQVSKPDLHLLPAKAIKLIEGARP, encoded by the coding sequence ATGGCAAAAACTGATATTTTACTGGAAACCGGAACGAATGAACTCGAGATCTTAGAGTTCTATATTGATATACCAGCATCTGATGCAGGTCCGGCAGAAAGATGTCATTTCGGAGTTAACGTTGCCAAGGTCATGCAGGTCATTGAAAGCCCTAATCTTGAGCACCCGGAATCAGCCGAACACCCCTGTTTCATGGGAACCATTCCACTGAGAAATCATATATTACCGGTACTTGATCTTGCCGTCTGGCTGGGACTTGAAAGAAATAACCAAAAATATGACATTGTTATCGTAACGGAATTCAGCCAGACTGTTTCCGGTTTTCAGGTAAGCGGAGTTACTGAAATTCACAGGGTCGGCTGGCAGCAAGTGCTTTCTCCTGACAAATTTATGAGCAGTTTTAAGGATAGTTGCATTATCGGAATAGTAGAACGCGAAGACAGATTCATCCAACTCTTAGATCTGGAAAGCATTTTAGCAGACCTTGATCCAACTCTCGGAGGCAACCTGTCGGAACCATCTGCAGTAGCTTCTGAAGCTTATACGGCGCTGGTTTGTGATGATTCACCGACTATCCGGGCAATGTTGGAAAAAATTCTTACTTCCGCGAATTTCAGACATACAATCGTACAGAACGGTGAAGAAGCCCTGAATACTCTGATAAAAATTAAAGAAATGGCCCAGCAGGAAAAACGCCCTGTAAAAGATTACGTCGAGATTGTAATCTCAGACATTGAAATGCCCCGGATGGACGGCTTCAGCCTTACTAAATGGATTAGAAAAGATGAAGATTTTAAAGATACTCCCGTTATTTTATATTCCTCGATCATTACCAAGGAACTTAAGCACAAAGGCGAATCAGTAGGAGCCAACGAGCAGGTATCAAAACCAGATCTACACCTGCTCCCGGCCAAGGCTATCAAGCTCATTGAGGGAGCCAGACCTTAA
- the infA gene encoding translation initiation factor IF-1, with amino-acid sequence MAKEEAIEVEGLVQEALPNAMFRVELENGHMILGHISGKLRKYYIRILPGDRVKVELSPYDLTRGRITFRIR; translated from the coding sequence GTGGCTAAAGAAGAAGCCATTGAGGTTGAAGGTCTAGTGCAGGAAGCTTTGCCTAACGCCATGTTCCGTGTTGAACTTGAGAACGGGCATATGATTCTTGGGCATATTTCGGGTAAATTGCGTAAATATTATATTCGCATTCTTCCGGGAGACAGGGTCAAAGTTGAACTTTCCCCTTATGATTTAACTCGCGGACGTATAACTTTCCGAATACGATAA